The Lycium barbarum isolate Lr01 chromosome 12, ASM1917538v2, whole genome shotgun sequence genome includes a region encoding these proteins:
- the LOC132621922 gene encoding uncharacterized protein LOC132621922 encodes MTDYNRSLETEKIGLSRDKAHFSSRLDELETTVSQLRGELDLVKADAAGLDERNRLLESDTALYKERMRVFEGKAEERSRICEGLKAELEETVSANDVLKAELEAAVHMRNIAVANRAELETKLAKVEADLEEAWKGVEAAEAHTAIVAEYEKWKSRRLTLEEAEHGFSDLPVLINQAKGMEEEANHALGSDSDDSERTESDHSASSHLT; translated from the coding sequence ATGACCGATTATAACCGAAGCCTCGAGACTGAGAAGAttggccttagccgagacaaggCCCATTTTTCGTCGAGGCTGGATGAGCTGGAGACCACCGTatcccaactccggggggaactGGATTTGGTGAAGGCCGATGCAGCGGGCCTAGACGAGAGGAACCGGCTACTGGAATCTGACACCGCTCTGTATAAAGAACGTATGAGAGTTTTTGAAGggaaagccgaggagcggtctcggatatgtGAGGGCTTGAAAGCCGAGCTGGAGGAGACGGTGAGCGCCAACGATGTTCTTAAGGCTGAGCTAGAAGCTGCTGTTCACATGAGGAATATTGCTGTGGCAAACCGGGCCGAGCTGGAGACTAAGTTAGCTAAAGTCGAGGCTGATTTAGaagaagcctggaaaggcgtggaggcggccgaggctcatactgccaTCGTCGCCGAGtacgagaagtggaagtctcggcggctcACCCTCGAGGAAGCCGAGCACGGATTCTCCGATCTCCCGGTCCTGATAAACCAGGCcaaaggaatggaggaggaggcaAACCACGCCCTCGGGTCCGATTCAGACGATTCCGAGAGAACCGAGTCCGATCATTCTGCCTCCAGTCATCTAACATAG